The window CTTTGAAATTGAACAAGCTTCGGGGTATTCGCCTTTGCTCAGAATAAAGTGTGAGTGGGTTTATCTGAATCAATATCAAATCCTCTCTTATAGCCATGCCTTATATATATATGTTCAAAAGCCGTCTTTTGCAAGAAATAAACTACATAATTTCTCCAATCACTAGGGTCTCTTTTAGCTTCATTCGTTTCAGACTCAAACAATCTAAATATATCTTGCTTCATTCCCATATCATCAAATATAATCCAATTTGTTATCAAAAAATCACAAAATGCTCTAAAGCCACAGCAACAAGAGACCTCATTGATTTATTAGAAGCTGGTGTTTTCATTAAACGACCAGGAGAAGGTAGAAGCACAAGTTATGACTTGAATCTTTGATTGATAAGGTTCTCAATGTGGTTATAGAGGGTCAGTCCTGCCCCTTTCAAAAAAGCAAGTTCTCAACAGCCTTGCGAATATCATCCTGCTTCACTAGAGACTCTCCTACAAGAAAAGCCTTAACACCCATATTATGCAAGATCAAAATATCTTGCTTAGTATGAATCCCTGACTCAGTGACAAGTGTGACTCCACCAAGGTCGTACTTGAATTTGCTAATCAATTTTGAACTAGTGTCCAAGCTCACTTCAAAACTAGTAAGGTCTCTATTATTGATACCAATCAAATCATGATTAAGTTTGATTGCTCGAAGCATCTCTGCTTCAGTGTGAACCTCAAGCAAAACATCCATACTAAATTCATTAGCTATATAACGGAAGTCTTCAATCTCAGAATCATCAAGCACAGCAGCAATCAAAAGAATCGCATCAGCACCCATCAAACGAGCCATTGCAATCTGTCTTGGATCAACAATAAACTCTTTGCACAAACATGGAATAGCAACTTCAGAAGAAGCTATTATCAAATTCTCATAACTACCTTGAAAATACTTTGAGTCTGTCAGCACAGAAAGACAATGTGCTCCGCCATCTTCATATGCCTTGGCAATCTTGGCAGCGTCAAAGTCGGGCTTGATGATACCTTTGCTTGGGCTTGCTTTTTTAACTTCCGCAATCAAAGCCGGACCCTCAGCCTCTCGAATTGCTTTTGCAAAACCACGTGTTGCAGGCATTGAATTATCAGAACTCAAATCAAAGATTCTATCTTCCAATTCATCAAACTCTTCAAGTTTGGTGACTTCTTGGCGTTTGTTTTCAACTATTTCTTCAAGGATGGTCATCTATTTCAATTATAGTATAGATCGTGTACCACAAGAAGCTCCGCAGGCTAGGAGCGTGTAACCCAGCCCATATTTATTAACTGAGATCTTTATATTTAGTAA of the Cyanobacteriota bacterium genome contains:
- the trpC gene encoding indole-3-glycerol phosphate synthase TrpC translates to MTILEEIVENKRQEVTKLEEFDELEDRIFDLSSDNSMPATRGFAKAIREAEGPALIAEVKKASPSKGIIKPDFDAAKIAKAYEDGGAHCLSVLTDSKYFQGSYENLIIASSEVAIPCLCKEFIVDPRQIAMARLMGADAILLIAAVLDDSEIEDFRYIANEFSMDVLLEVHTEAEMLRAIKLNHDLIGINNRDLTSFEVSLDTSSKLISKFKYDLGGVTLVTESGIHTKQDILILHNMGVKAFLVGESLVKQDDIRKAVENLLF